In Quercus lobata isolate SW786 chromosome 12, ValleyOak3.0 Primary Assembly, whole genome shotgun sequence, a genomic segment contains:
- the LOC115971273 gene encoding protein P21-like has protein sequence MNLFKNLPISFYFLVTVFIALAHAARFDITNNCPYTVWAAAVPGGGRQLNSRQSWPLDVNAGTAGARIWARTGCSFDGSGRGRCQTGDCGGLLQCQGYGAAPNTLAEFALNQFQNKDFVDISLVDGFNVPMEFSATSGGGCNKNGMRCTADINGQCPTQLKTSSGYCNNPCTVFKTNEYCCNSGSCGPTNFSRFFKDRCPDAYSYPKDDPTSLFTCNGGSNYRVVFCP, from the coding sequence ATGAACCTCTTCAAAAACCTTCCCATTTCCTTCTACTTTCTTGTCACTGTTTTCATTGCCTTAGCCCATGCAGCCAGATTTGATATAACAAACAATTGCCCCTATACAGTATGGGCTGCAGCTGTGCCTGGTGGTGGTAGGCAGCTTAACTCACGTCAGTCTTGGCCCCTTGATGTGAACGCTGGCACAGCAGGGGCTCGCATTTGGGCCCGAACTGGGTGTAGTTTTGATGGTTCTGGTCGTGGCAGATGTCAAACCGGTGACTGTGGTGGCCTTCTTCAATGTCAGGGCTATGGTGCAGCCCCAAACACCCTTGCCGAATTCGCATTAAACCAATTTCAAAACAAGGATTTCGTTGACATCTCTCTTGTTGATGGATTCAATGTTCCTATGGAATTTAGTGCCACCTCTGGTGGTGGGTGCAATAAGAATGGAATGAGATGTACTGCTGATATCAACGGGCAGTGCCCCACTCAGTTGAAAACTTCTAGCGGGTACTGTAACAACCCTTGTACTGTTTTCAAAACTAATGAATATTGCTGCAATTCTGGGAGCTGTGGACCTACAaatttttccagatttttcaAGGATCGGTGCCCCGATGCTTATAGTTATCCTAAGGATGATCCAACAAGCTTATTCACATGCAACGGTGGGTCTAACTATAGGGTAGTTTTCTGCCCTTGA